A genomic region of Papaver somniferum cultivar HN1 chromosome 7, ASM357369v1, whole genome shotgun sequence contains the following coding sequences:
- the LOC113298398 gene encoding aspartyl protease APCB1-like, translating to MESSAESQEQQQPQLTVIITLPPLNNPSKGKTITSILTHPFSTTLEQQSQQDENQLPIQQSLLIPQPEHRFNSFTRFFLTNSNRVLGLLGLSLLGLLLCNTYSSLTTVYELKSPEDKNDNRTREFHSFVFPLFHKYTNSGSIPRDVEFKLGKFVNRETVMSAVGDGIQQQKKISTSSLVESSAILPVKGNVYPHGLYYALLHVGNPGNTYYLDMDTGSDLTWIQCDAPCKRCAKGPNPLYKPAKGNILPPKDKLCAHVQSNHNRESCESCQHCSYEIEYADLSSSVGILARDNLHLTVANGTLVKPNFVLGCAYNQQGQLSVSPARTDGILGLSRASISLPSQLASQGVIQNVVGHCIASGAESDGYMFLGDEPVPRRGMTWVPMLNIPSMDLFHTEIVKLTYGGRQLSLDESGNNGGRVVFDSGSSYTYFPNKAYSGLIASLEDAFHEELVQDVSDPTLPLCWRAKYPIRSLEDVKALFKPLTFQFGSKWWIMSSKMKIPPEGYLIISSKGNVCLGILDGSEVLDEPMILLGDISLHGQLIVYDNVNHKIGWVQSDCVNPRSSKSLSLSQQ from the exons ATGGAGTCTTCTGCTGaatctcaagaacaacaacaaccccaGTTAACAGTTATAATCACTCTTCCTCCATTAAATAACCCATCTAAAGGAAAAACAATTACCTCAATTCTTACTCATCCCTTTTCTACAACTCTTGAACAACAATCTCAACAAGATGAAAACCAACTTCCTATACAACAATCTCTACTTATACCACAGCCTGAACATCGTTTCAATTCCTTTACTAGATTCTTTCTTACTAACTCAAATAGAGTACTGGGTCTGCTTGGTTTGTCTCTTTTAGGGCTTCTTCTGTGTAATACTTATTCTTCTTTAACAACAGTTTATGAATTAAAAAGTCCGGAAGACAAGAATGATAACAGAACTAGAGAGTTTCATTCTTTTGTTTTCCCATTATTTCATAAGTACACCAATTCTGGTAGTATTCCAAGAGATGTGGAATTTAAATTGGGGAAATTTGTAAATAGAGAAACAGTTATGTCTGCGGTTGGTGATGGTATTCAACAGCAGAAGAAGATTTCTACTTCTTCATTAGTAGAATCATCCGCCATTTTACCTGTCAAAGGAAATGTATATCCACATGG GTTGTATTATGCATTGCTGCATGTTGGGAATCCTGGAAACACTTATTATCTTGATATGGATACTGGGAGTGACTTGACATGGATTCAATGTGATGCTCCATGCAAAAGATGTGCCAAG GGACCAAATCCTCTATACAAGCCTGCCAAAGGGAACATACTGCCACCCAAGGATAAGTTGTGCGCTCATGTGCAAAGTAATCACAATCGTGAATCTTGTGAGTCTTGCCAGCATTGTAGTTACGAGATAGAATATGCAGATCTTAGCTCCTCCGTTGGAATTCTTGCTAGGGATAATCTACACCTTACCGTTGCAAATGGAACACTGGTGAAACCTAATTTTGTTTTAGG GTGTGCATATAATCAACAAGGACAACTATCAGTTTCCCCTGCAAGAACAGATGGAATTCTCGGACTAAGTAGGGCTTCAATTAGCCTTCCTTCTCAACTAGCAAGTCAAGGGGTCATCCAAAATGTCGTGGGTCATTGCATTGCCAGTGGTGCCGAGAGCGATGGGTATATGTTCCTTGGTGATGAACCTGTTCCTCGGAGGGGCATGACATGGGTCCCCATGCTAAACATCCCTTCAAT GGACCTCTTCCATACAGAGATTGTGAAATTAACTTATGGAGGTCGACAGCTCAGTTTAGACGAATCTGGTAACAATGGTGGGAGAGTTGTATTTGATAGTGGAAGTTCCTACACATATTTCCCAAATAAAGCGTATTCTGGTCTAATAGCTTCA CTTGAAGATGCTTTTCATGAAGAACTTGTCCAAGATGTTTCAGATCCTACTTTGCCATTGTGTTGGCGAGCTAAATATCCAATCAG GTCTCTTGAAGATGTAAAAGCACTCTTTAAACCCTTGACTTTTCAATTTGGGAGTAAATGGTGGATTATGTCGTCAAAGATGAAGATTCCTCCCGAAGGTTACTTGATTATAAGT AGTAAAGGCAATGTATGTTTGGGGATACTTGACGGGAGTGAAGTTCTTGACGAACCCATGATCCTGCTTGGAG ATATCTCATTGCATGGACAATTGATCGTATATGATAATGTTAATCATAAAATTGGATGGGTTCAATCAGATTGTGTAAACCCACGAAGTTCCAAGAGCCTTTCTTTATCCCAACAGTAG